A window from Enterocloster bolteae encodes these proteins:
- a CDS encoding V-type ATP synthase subunit E, with protein MAGLDKIISQIKEESQKAAERTRAEARSKADEILAQARADAERECVDIERRSKQAVANILERGRTAAELKKRGAVLAEKQRLIGATIGMAKAELKGLETGAYIDMILKLAVKSAQTGEGELLFSKKDLERLPEGFEDRLNAALKDKGAVLRISGDTRDIDGGFVLTYGGIEENCSIDALFDAAHEVLQDKVQEILFS; from the coding sequence ATGGCGGGATTAGATAAGATCATCAGCCAGATTAAAGAAGAGTCCCAGAAAGCAGCGGAACGCACCAGGGCGGAAGCCCGTTCCAAGGCAGATGAGATTCTGGCACAGGCCCGTGCGGACGCAGAGAGGGAGTGCGTTGATATTGAGAGGCGCTCCAAACAGGCGGTAGCCAACATTCTGGAGAGAGGACGCACGGCAGCCGAACTTAAGAAGAGGGGTGCTGTTCTGGCTGAAAAGCAGAGACTCATCGGCGCAACCATTGGGATGGCCAAGGCCGAACTCAAAGGGCTTGAGACCGGTGCCTACATTGATATGATTCTGAAACTTGCAGTTAAATCCGCACAGACCGGCGAAGGCGAGCTCCTGTTCTCAAAGAAGGACTTGGAACGCCTGCCCGAAGGCTTTGAGGACAGGTTAAATGCCGCTCTTAAGGACAAGGGGGCAGTGCTGCGCATATCCGGAGACACCCGAGATATAGACGGCGGTTTTGTGCTTACTTATGGAGGAATTGAGGAGAACTGTTCCATTGACGCTCTCTTTGACGCAGCACATGAGGTATTGCAGGATAAAGTGCAGGAGATTCTGTTTTCATGA
- a CDS encoding V-type ATPase subunit, producing MADKQYVYAVARIRSKELSLLSGAFLEQLTAAKDYDECIQLLMEKGWGEDGMTNAADILAIEKRKTWELINELVEDMSVFDVFLYANDYHNLKAAIKEVRMGDEYPGIFMEQGTVDVKLIREAVQTREFQNLPAAMRTPAEEAYKALLHTQDGQLCDIIIDKAALDAICAAGKSSGNEFLELYAELTVAAADIKTAVRASRTGKDRAFLEQALAPCGSINVARLAQAAIEGVDSIGSYLETTAYADAVEELRRSPSAFERWCDNLLIRKIKPQQYSAFGLGPLAAYILARENEIKSVRIVLSGKLNHLPEESIRERIREMYV from the coding sequence ATGGCAGACAAACAGTATGTTTATGCAGTAGCCCGCATCCGTTCCAAAGAATTGTCCCTGCTATCCGGTGCATTTTTAGAGCAGCTGACGGCTGCAAAAGACTATGACGAGTGTATCCAGCTTCTTATGGAGAAGGGCTGGGGAGAGGACGGCATGACAAATGCCGCTGACATCCTGGCCATTGAGAAGAGGAAGACCTGGGAGCTGATTAACGAGCTGGTGGAGGATATGTCGGTATTTGACGTGTTCCTGTACGCCAACGACTACCACAATCTGAAGGCAGCCATCAAGGAGGTCCGCATGGGTGATGAATACCCGGGCATCTTTATGGAGCAGGGGACTGTGGATGTGAAGCTCATACGTGAAGCAGTTCAGACCAGGGAATTCCAGAATCTTCCAGCGGCCATGAGAACACCTGCGGAGGAAGCCTACAAGGCTCTCCTTCACACCCAGGACGGACAGCTCTGCGATATCATAATCGACAAAGCAGCCCTGGATGCAATCTGCGCAGCCGGCAAATCCTCCGGCAATGAGTTCCTGGAACTCTATGCGGAGCTGACCGTTGCGGCGGCAGATATAAAGACGGCGGTGCGGGCATCCCGTACCGGCAAGGACAGGGCATTCCTGGAACAGGCGCTGGCACCATGCGGCAGCATCAACGTTGCCCGTCTGGCTCAGGCAGCCATAGAAGGCGTGGATTCCATCGGTTCATACCTGGAAACCACGGCCTATGCAGATGCAGTGGAAGAATTGCGGCGTTCACCTTCAGCTTTTGAGCGGTGGTGCGACAATCTGCTGATTCGTAAGATTAAGCCCCAGCAGTACAGCGCCTTTGGTCTGGGTCCGCTGGCAGCTTATATTCTGGCACGGGAGAACGAGATTAAATCAGTTCGGATTGTGCTTTCCGGGAAATTAAACCATCTTCCCGAGGAGTCCATCCGGGAAAGGATAAGGGAGATGTATGTATAA
- a CDS encoding V-type ATP synthase subunit K, which translates to MGNMGVALALLGAAIAALFAGVGSAIGVGIAGQAAAGVVTEDPNKFSKVLVLQLLPGTQGIYGLLIAFITLTQIGIMGGSADLSLVKGALYLAACLPMGIVGWISGASQGKAAAASIGLVAKRPEQFGKAMIFPAMVETYAILALLISILSIFGIAGLNI; encoded by the coding sequence ATGGGAAATATGGGAGTTGCTTTAGCATTATTAGGAGCTGCAATCGCAGCACTTTTTGCAGGAGTAGGTTCTGCTATTGGAGTAGGTATTGCAGGTCAGGCTGCGGCCGGAGTTGTTACAGAGGATCCTAACAAGTTCAGTAAGGTTCTGGTTTTACAGCTGCTTCCCGGTACACAGGGTATCTACGGTCTGCTGATTGCATTCATCACACTGACACAGATTGGTATTATGGGCGGAAGCGCTGACCTTTCTTTGGTAAAGGGCGCTTTATACCTGGCAGCATGCCTTCCTATGGGTATTGTTGGCTGGATTTCCGGCGCATCACAGGGCAAGGCAGCAGCAGCAAGTATCGGCCTGGTTGCCAAGAGACCTGAGCAGTTTGGTAAAGCTATGATTTTCCCGGCCATGGTTGAGACTTACGCCATCCTGGCACTGCTGATCTCCATCCTTTCCATCTTTGGTATTGCAGGACTTAACATTTAA
- a CDS encoding V-type ATP synthase subunit I: protein MAVVPMKKVLICGLKKDRKGTLELLQRQGVLEISNVLQEDDMLGRMDVTSSKTVFERNANIAEQAINILDRYAPEEKGMLSSFEGREVLSLDEYEANAGKHDEVMKKAYRLQELAKQIGEHSAAVPKLEQQMEALVPWRSFDLPLDFKGTKKTAAFIGSIQDEITLEQVTEQLGELAPQAETIDVTIVSASKEQTCLFIVCAKTDAEAVEDALKKMNFVKPPLSSAVPAKRQQQLEEELAKEKAEIEKAEKAVAEMAPDRELIKFVMDYYTMRAEKYGVLNGLAQSRRVFFITGYVPENAAPKLEKLLQEKYEVVVEYTEPGDEEDVPILLHNNKFAEPVEGVIESYSVPSKGEIDPSMIVALFYYVQFGLMLSDAAYGLIMVAGTAYCLTKFKNMEAGMKKFMKMFMYCGISTTFWGFMFGSFFGDAVNVIATTFFNRPDIRLAPLWFEPVSLPMKLLVFAFGLGILHLFIGLGIKFYSCVKNGSLADGIYDAIFWYMLVGGGIVYLLTMSMFTEMLGLTFTLPAVAGTVAAYAAAIGFVGIVLTSGRESKNWVKRILKGLYGAYGVSSYLSDILSYSRLLALGLATSVISTVFNKMGSMMGGSIPGAIIFILVFLIGHSLNLAINALGAYVHTNRLQYVEFFGKFYEGGGRKFEPFAVHTKYYKVKEDI, encoded by the coding sequence TTGGCAGTAGTGCCTATGAAAAAAGTGCTGATATGCGGTCTGAAAAAGGATCGCAAGGGCACCCTTGAGCTTCTGCAGCGCCAAGGGGTACTTGAAATCAGCAATGTGCTGCAGGAAGATGACATGTTGGGCAGAATGGACGTGACGTCTTCCAAAACCGTATTTGAACGAAATGCCAATATAGCAGAGCAGGCCATTAATATTCTGGACAGGTACGCGCCTGAGGAGAAGGGCATGCTATCCTCGTTCGAAGGCAGGGAAGTGCTTTCCCTGGACGAATATGAGGCCAATGCAGGCAAACACGACGAGGTCATGAAAAAAGCCTACCGCTTACAGGAACTTGCCAAGCAGATAGGCGAGCACAGTGCGGCGGTTCCAAAGCTGGAACAGCAGATGGAAGCACTGGTGCCATGGAGATCCTTTGACCTGCCCCTTGATTTTAAGGGAACTAAGAAAACTGCGGCATTTATCGGTTCCATCCAGGATGAAATTACCCTGGAACAGGTAACAGAGCAGCTTGGGGAGCTGGCACCTCAGGCAGAGACAATTGACGTGACCATTGTAAGTGCGTCCAAGGAGCAGACCTGTCTTTTCATTGTCTGCGCGAAAACGGATGCGGAAGCAGTGGAGGACGCTCTGAAGAAAATGAATTTTGTAAAACCGCCCCTGAGCTCAGCAGTGCCTGCAAAACGCCAGCAGCAGCTGGAAGAAGAGCTTGCAAAGGAAAAGGCGGAGATTGAGAAAGCGGAAAAGGCTGTGGCGGAGATGGCTCCGGACCGGGAACTAATAAAGTTCGTTATGGATTACTATACCATGCGTGCTGAGAAATACGGTGTGTTAAACGGCCTGGCCCAGTCAAGACGCGTATTCTTTATAACCGGATACGTACCTGAGAACGCGGCTCCAAAGCTTGAAAAGCTGCTTCAGGAAAAGTATGAGGTGGTTGTAGAGTACACAGAACCGGGCGACGAGGAGGATGTGCCCATCCTGCTCCACAACAATAAGTTCGCAGAACCGGTGGAGGGCGTTATTGAGAGCTACAGCGTTCCTTCCAAGGGCGAGATTGACCCGTCCATGATAGTGGCATTGTTCTACTATGTACAGTTCGGGCTCATGCTCTCGGACGCGGCTTACGGTCTTATCATGGTGGCAGGTACCGCATACTGCCTTACCAAATTCAAGAACATGGAAGCCGGAATGAAGAAGTTCATGAAGATGTTCATGTACTGTGGTATCTCCACAACATTCTGGGGCTTTATGTTCGGCAGCTTTTTCGGAGATGCGGTTAATGTTATCGCGACCACATTCTTCAACCGGCCGGATATCAGGCTTGCTCCTCTCTGGTTTGAACCGGTAAGCCTTCCTATGAAGCTTCTGGTATTTGCGTTCGGACTTGGTATTCTTCACCTTTTCATTGGACTTGGAATCAAATTCTACTCCTGTGTGAAGAACGGCAGCCTGGCTGACGGTATTTATGACGCCATATTCTGGTATATGCTGGTTGGCGGCGGTATTGTATACCTGCTGACCATGTCCATGTTTACCGAGATGCTGGGTCTTACCTTTACGCTTCCGGCAGTTGCTGGCACCGTGGCAGCTTATGCGGCAGCCATTGGTTTTGTGGGTATTGTACTTACCAGCGGACGGGAGTCCAAAAACTGGGTTAAGAGGATACTTAAGGGTCTTTACGGGGCATACGGAGTCAGCTCATACCTGAGCGACATCCTGTCCTATTCCAGACTTCTGGCCCTGGGTCTGGCTACCAGCGTTATATCCACGGTATTTAACAAGATGGGAAGTATGATGGGAGGTTCCATTCCCGGAGCAATCATATTCATACTGGTATTCTTAATCGGACACAGCCTGAACCTGGCAATCAATGCCCTGGGCGCATATGTCCATACTAACCGTCTGCAGTATGTAGAGTTTTTTGGAAAGTTTTATGAAGGCGGCGGAAGGAAATTTGAGCCCTTTGCCGTTCACACCAAATATTATAAAGTCAAGGAGGACATTTAG
- a CDS encoding V-type ATP synthase subunit F translates to MYKIAVMGDRDSIYGFASLGLEPFPLTDPAEAGKKVKDLAESGYAVIYITEALAAQIEPEINRYREAGLPAIILIPGISGNTGKGILAVKKSVEQAVGSDIIFNGQ, encoded by the coding sequence ATGTATAAGATTGCAGTTATGGGCGACCGGGACAGTATCTACGGTTTCGCCAGCCTGGGTCTGGAACCATTTCCTTTGACAGACCCGGCGGAGGCAGGAAAGAAGGTTAAGGATCTGGCAGAAAGCGGCTATGCAGTAATTTACATTACAGAGGCCCTGGCCGCTCAGATTGAACCGGAGATCAACCGCTACCGTGAGGCTGGCCTTCCGGCCATTATACTGATTCCCGGCATATCAGGCAATACGGGAAAAGGTATTCTGGCAGTTAAGAAGTCAGTGGAGCAGGCAGTTGGCTCGGATATTATATTTAATGGGCAATAA
- a CDS encoding V-type ATP synthase subunit A — protein MSKGVIKKVAGPLVIAEGMRDANMFDVVRVSEQRLIGEIIEIHGDKASVQVYEETSGLGPGEPVESTGVPMSVELGPGLIGSIYDGIQRPLDAIMEKTGGNLLNRGVEVPSLKREKKWTFVPAANAGDKVGGGDIIGTVQETDVVQQKIMIPVGVSGTLTYISGGEYTVTDTVAVVTDEKGQEHPVSLMQKWPVRKGRPYQRKLSPDMPLVTGQRVIDCLFPIAKGGVAAVPGPFGSGKTVVQHQLAKWADADIVVYIGCGERGNEMTDVLNEFPELKDPKTGKSLMERTVLIANTSDMPVAAREASIYTGITIAEYFRDMGYSVALMADSTSRWAEALREMSGRLEEMPGEEGYPAYLGSRLAQFYERAGRVISLGQDNREGALSVIGAVSPAGGDISEPVTQATLRIVKVFWSLDADLAYKRHFPAINWLTSYSLYVDTMEKWFNAEVESDWTELRARLMRLLQEESELNEIVQLVGMDALSAPDRLKLEAARSIREDFLHQNAFHEIDTFTSLKKQHMMMMLMLAYYDKAGEALAQGVNIERLVGLPVREAIGRFKYTEEADLDKVYEDVIKTLESEINSELSRKEDF, from the coding sequence ATGAGCAAAGGCGTAATTAAAAAAGTAGCCGGTCCGCTGGTCATCGCAGAAGGCATGCGCGACGCGAACATGTTCGACGTGGTTCGAGTCAGCGAACAGCGTCTGATTGGCGAAATTATAGAGATTCATGGCGATAAGGCTTCCGTCCAGGTATACGAGGAGACATCCGGACTGGGACCCGGGGAGCCGGTGGAATCCACAGGCGTACCCATGAGCGTGGAGCTGGGGCCTGGCCTGATTGGAAGTATATACGACGGTATCCAGCGTCCCCTGGATGCCATTATGGAGAAAACAGGCGGAAACCTGTTAAACCGCGGCGTGGAGGTTCCCTCCCTGAAGCGTGAGAAGAAGTGGACCTTCGTACCCGCTGCAAATGCGGGCGACAAGGTAGGCGGCGGCGACATCATCGGTACGGTTCAGGAGACCGATGTGGTACAGCAGAAGATCATGATTCCTGTTGGCGTTAGCGGCACCCTTACCTATATCAGCGGCGGAGAGTATACGGTTACTGATACAGTGGCTGTTGTGACAGACGAGAAGGGACAGGAGCATCCTGTTTCACTGATGCAGAAGTGGCCTGTACGTAAGGGCCGTCCCTATCAGAGAAAGCTGTCCCCTGATATGCCTCTTGTAACAGGACAGCGTGTTATCGACTGTCTGTTCCCAATTGCAAAGGGCGGTGTTGCGGCTGTTCCCGGACCTTTCGGTTCCGGCAAGACGGTTGTACAGCACCAGCTGGCCAAGTGGGCTGACGCAGATATCGTGGTTTACATTGGCTGCGGCGAGCGCGGAAACGAGATGACCGACGTTCTGAACGAGTTCCCGGAACTGAAGGACCCAAAGACAGGCAAGTCTTTGATGGAGCGTACTGTGCTGATTGCCAATACCTCCGACATGCCTGTTGCTGCCCGTGAGGCATCTATCTATACAGGTATCACCATTGCAGAGTATTTCCGCGACATGGGTTATTCCGTAGCCCTGATGGCAGACTCCACTTCCCGTTGGGCCGAGGCTCTTCGAGAGATGTCAGGACGTCTGGAGGAGATGCCTGGTGAGGAAGGTTATCCTGCATACCTGGGTTCCCGTCTGGCACAGTTCTACGAGCGTGCCGGTCGTGTTATCTCCCTGGGCCAGGACAACCGCGAGGGCGCTCTTTCCGTTATCGGAGCAGTATCCCCTGCAGGCGGCGATATTTCCGAGCCGGTTACACAGGCTACCCTGCGTATCGTAAAGGTATTCTGGTCCCTGGATGCGGATCTGGCATATAAGAGACATTTCCCGGCCATCAACTGGCTGACCAGCTACTCCCTGTATGTGGACACCATGGAAAAATGGTTCAACGCAGAAGTGGAGAGCGACTGGACCGAGCTGCGCGCCCGTCTTATGCGCCTGCTGCAGGAAGAGTCTGAGTTAAATGAAATCGTACAGCTGGTAGGTATGGACGCATTATCCGCACCTGACCGCCTAAAACTGGAAGCAGCCCGTTCCATCCGTGAGGACTTCCTTCACCAGAACGCCTTCCATGAGATTGATACATTTACGTCCTTGAAGAAGCAGCACATGATGATGATGCTGATGCTGGCATACTATGACAAGGCAGGGGAGGCTCTGGCACAGGGCGTGAATATCGAGCGTCTTGTAGGCCTTCCTGTGCGCGAGGCTATCGGCCGTTTCAAATATACAGAGGAAGCTGACCTGGATAAGGTTTACGAGGATGTCATCAAGACCCTGGAGTCAGAGATTAACAGTGAGCTGAGCAGAAAGGAGGACTTCTAA